The following proteins are co-located in the Camelina sativa cultivar DH55 chromosome 12, Cs, whole genome shotgun sequence genome:
- the LOC104733205 gene encoding ATPase 2, plasma membrane-type-like — MSSLEDIKNETVDLEKIPIEEVFQQLKCTREGLTTQEGEDRIQIFGPNKLEEKKESKLLKFLGFMWNPLSWVMEMAAIMAIALANGDGRPPDWQDFVGIICLLVINSTISFIEENNAGNAAAALMAGLAPKTKVLRDGKWSEQEAAILVPGDIVSIKLGDIIPADARLLEGDPLKVDQSALTGESLPVTKHPGQEVFSGSTCKQGEIEAVVIATGVHTFFGKAAHLVDSTNQVGHFQKVLTAIGNFCICSIAIGMVIEIIVMYPIQRRKYRDGIDNLLVLLIGGIPIAMPTVLSVTMAIGSHRLSQQGAITKRMTAIEEMAGMDVLCSDKTGTLTLNKLSVDKNLVEVFCKGVEKDQVLLFAAMASRIENQDAIDAAMVGMLADPKEARAGIREVHFLPFNPVDKRTALTYIDGSGNWHRVSKGAPEQILELAKASNDLSKKVLSIIDKYAERGLRSLAVARQVVPEKTKESPGAPWEFVGLLPLFDPPRHDSAETIRRALNLGVNVKMITGDQLAIGKETGRRLGMGTNMYPSSALLGTHKDANLASIPVEELIEKADGFAGVFPEHKYEIVKKLQERKHIVGMTGDGVNDAPALKKADIGIAVADATDAARGASDIVLTEPGLSVIISAVLTSRAIFQRMKNYTIYAVSITIRIVFGFMLIALIWEFDFSAFMVLIIAILNDGTIMTISKDRVKPSPTPDSWKLREIFATGVVLGGYQAIMTVIFFWAAHKTDFFSDTFGVRSIRDNNHELMGAVYLQVSIISQALIFVTRSRSWSFVERPGALLMIAFLIAQLIATLIAVYANWQFAKIRGIGWGWAGVIWLYSIVTYFPLDVFKFAIRYILSGKAWLNLFENKTAFTMKKDYGKEEREAQWAHAQRTLHGLQPKEADNTFPEKGSYRELSEIAEQAKRRAEIAR, encoded by the exons atgtcGAGTCTCGAGGATATTAAGAACGAGACTGTTGATCTg gaaaaaATTCCGATCGAGGAAGTTTTCCAACAGCTAAAATGTACAAGGGAAGGATTGACAACGCAGGAAGGGGAGGACAGGATTCAGATCTTTGGTCCCAACAAGCTCGAAGAGAAAAAG GAAAGCAAACTTCTGAAGTTTTTGGGATTTATGTGGAATCCCCTTTCATGGGTCATGGAAATGGCTGCAATCATGGCTATTGCTTTGGCCAACGGTGATGGTAGGCCTCCGGATTGGCAAGATTTTGTCGGTATTATCTGTCTGTTGGTTATCAACTCCACCATCAGTTTTATCGAAGAAAACAACGCCGGTAATGCTGCTGCTGCTCTTATGGCTGGTCTTGCTCCTAAAACCAAG GTTCTTAGGGATGGAAAATGGAGTGAACAAGAAGCTGCTATTCTTGTCCCAGGAGATATTGTTAGCATCAAATTGGGAGACATTATCCCTGCTGATGCCCGTCTACTTGAAGGTGATCCTTTAAAGGTTGACCAATCTGCTCTAACTGGAGAGTCCCTTCCTGTCACCAAGCACCCGGGCCAAGAAGTTTTCTCTGGTTCAACATGCAAACAAGGAGAAATCGAGGCGGTTGTTATTGCCACAGGGGTTCACACCTTCTTTGGTAAAGCTGCTCATCTTGTGGACAGCACAAACCAAGTTGGACATTTCCAGAAGGTTCTTACAGCCATTGGAAACTTCTGTATCTGTTCCATTGCTATCGGTATGGTGATTGAGATCATCGTCATGTACCCTATTCAACGCCGAAAGTACAGAGATGGAATTGATAACCTTTTGGTCCTCTTGATCGGTGGTATCCCCATTGCTATGCCCACGGTCTTGTCCGTGACTATGGCTATTGGGTCTCACAGGTTGTCTCAACAAGGTGCCATCACCAAGCGTATGACTGCCATCGAAGAGATGGCAGGTATGGATGTCCTGTGCAGTGACAAAACCGGGACACTAACTCTCAATAAATTGAGCGTGGACAAAAACTTGGTTGAGGTTTTCTGCAAGGGTGTGGAGAAAGACCAAGTCCTATTGTTTGCAGCTATGGCTTCCAGGATTGAAAACCAGGATGCCATTGATGCAGCCATGGTTGGGATGCTTGCTGATCCAAAGGAG GCTAGAGCTGGAATCAGGGAAGTTCACTTCCTTCCATTCAACCCTGTGGATAAGAGAACTGCTTTGACTTACATCGACGGCAGTGGTAACTGGCACAGAGTCAGTAAAGGTGCTCCTGAGCAG ATCCTTGAACTTGCCAAAGCAAGCAATGACCTTAGCAAGAAGGTGCTCTCCATTATTGACAAGTATGCCGAGCGTGGTCTTAGGTCGTTGGCTGTTGCTCGCCAG GTGGTGCCAGAAAAAACCAAGGAAAGCCCAGGTGCTCCATGGGAATTTGTTGGTCTGTTGCCACTTTTTGATCCCCCAAGACATGACAGTGCTGAAACCATTCGTAGGGCTTTGAATCTTGGTGTTAATGTCAAGATGATCACTG GTGACCAACTTGCTATTGGTAAGGAAACCGGTCGCAGACTTGGAATGGGAACAAATATGTATCCATCTTCGGCTCTTCTTGGTACCCACAAGGATGCCAACCTTGCATCCATTCCTGTTGAGGAGTTGATCGAGAAGGCTGACGGATTTGCCGGAGTCTTCCCAG AGCACAAATACGAAATTGTGAAAAAGTTGCAGGAGAGGAAGCACATTGTTGGAATGACTGGTGATGGTGTCAATGATGCCCCAGCTCTAAAGAAAGCCGATATTGGTATCGCTGTGGCTGATGCTACAGATGCTGCTCGGGGTGCTTCAGATATCGTCCTCACTGAGCCTGGACTCAGCGTTATTATCAGCGCCGTTCTTACCAGCAGGGCTATCTTCCAGAGAATGAAGAACTACACT ATTTATGCAGTTTCAATCACAATCCGTATTGTG TTTGGATTCATGCTTATTGCTTTGATATGGGAATTTGACTTCTCAGCCTTCATGGTTCTGATCATTGCCATTCTTAACGATG GTACTATCATGACAATCTCAAAGGACAGAGTTAAGCCATCTCCCACACCTGATAGCTGGAAACTTAGAGAAATTTTTGCTACTGGAGTTGTTCTTGGAGGCTACCAGGCCATCATGACTGTTATTTTCTTCTGGGCGGCGCACAAGACTGACTTTTTCTCG GACACATTTGGTGTGAGGTCCATTAGGGACAATAACCACGAGCTAATGGGTGCGGTGTACCTACAAGTTAGTATCATTAGTCAAGCTTTGATCTTCGTCACGAGATCAAGGAGTTGGTCGTTTGTTGAACGTCCTGGGGCTTTACTGATGATTGCTTTCCTCATTGCACAACTG ATTGCGACTTTGATTGCGGTTTATGCCAACTGGCAATTTGCAAAGATTAGGGGTATTGGATGGGGATGGGCTGGTGTGATCTGGCTATACAGTATTGTCACATACTTCCCATTGGACGTTTTCAAGTTTGCCATTCGATACATCTTGAGTGGAAAGGCGTGGCTCAACTTGTTTGAGAACAAGACGGCTTTCACAATGAAGAAAGATTAcggaaaagaagagagagaggctcAATGGGCACATGCTCAAAGGACACTTCACGGTTTGCAGCCAAAGGAAGCTGATAACACCTTCCCTGAGAAAGGAAGTTACAGAGAATTGTCTGAGATCGCAGAGCAAGCCAAGAGAAGAGCTGAGATCGCTAGGTAA
- the LOC104730302 gene encoding uncharacterized protein At4g30180 yields the protein MERQIINKKKRVFSLEPNKNPSEVFTRKYTSHLVPALKKLNMNKNSSKQTVKHEVDMALALSAQEFAWSRFLLEKLSSSTNPTTTSSSSSNQVRILERSDKEGEIEEKLRELQKLVPGGEVMNVEEMLSEIGTYIKCLELQTVALKSIVQETT from the coding sequence ATGGAGAggcaaatcataaacaagaagaaacGAGTATTTTCTCTTGAACCAAACAAGAACCCTAGTGAAGTTTTCACGAGAAAATACACAAGCCACTTGGTTCCTGCACTCAAGAAGCTCAACATGAACAAGAACTCTTCAAAACAAACGGTGAAGCATGAAGTAGACATGGCTTTGGCTTTGTCTGCTCAAGAATTTGCATGGAGCCGTTTCTTGCTAGAGAAGCTATCTTCCTCAACGAATCCAACCACTACTAGTAGTTCTTCTTCCAATCAAGTTCGGATTCTAGAAAGATCCGATAAAGAAGGAGAAATAGAGGAGAAGCTGAGGGAATTGCAGAAGCTTGTGCCAGGTGGAGAAGTGATGAATGTAGAAGAAATGTTGAGTGAGATTGGTACCTACATTAAATGTCTTGAGTTGCAGACGGTTGCTCTCAAGTCCATTGTTCAAGAAACTACCTGA
- the LOC104730303 gene encoding peroxidase 45 yields the protein MEKNTAQTLFSIFSLLLLLSSCVSAQLRTGFYQRSCPNVENIVRNAVRQKFQQTFVTAPATLRLFFHDCFVRGCDASIMLASPSERDHPDDMSLAGDGFDTVIKAKQAVERDPNCRNKVSCADILALATREVVVLTGGPSYPVELGRRDGRLSTIASVQKQLPQPGFNLNQLNSMFSRHGLSQTDMIALSGAHTIGFAHCGKFSKRIYNFSPRTRIDPSINSGYALQLRQMCPIGVDPRIAINMDPVSPRTFDNAYFKNLQQGRGLFTSDQVLFTDQRSRATVNSFANSEGAFRQAFISAITKLGRVGVKTGNAGEIRRDCSRVN from the exons ATGGAGAAGAATACTGCCCAAACCCTCTTCTccatattttctcttcttcttctcctttcttcatGTGTCTCTGCTCAGCTCCGGACAGGTTTCTACCAGAGGTCATGTCCCAACGTCGAAAACATCGTCCGTAACGCCGTCCGTCAGAAATTCCAGCAGACTTTCGTCACCGCTCCGGCCACTCTCCGCCTCTTCTTCCACGATTGCTTCGTTCGC GGATGTGATGCGTCAATAATGTTAGCATCACCGTCAGAGAGAGACCATCCAGATGACATGTCACTGGCCGGAGACGGATTCGACACGGTGATAAAGGCGAAACAAGCCGTTGAAAGAGATCCTAACTGCCGCAACAAAGTCTCATGTGCTGACATTTTGGCTCTCGCCACTCGTGAAGTCGTGGTTTtg ACCGGAGGACCGAGCTACCCTGTGGAGCTAGGGAGGAGAGATGGCAGATTATCAACAATAGCCAGCGTTCAAAAGCAACTGCCTCAGCCCGGTTTTAACCTAAACCAGCTTAACTCAATGTTCAGCCGTCACGGTCTCTCTCAAACCGACATGATCGCCCTCTCAG GAGCGCATACTATCGGATTCGCACATTGTGGGAAATTCTCAAAGCGTATTTACAATTTTAGTCCTAGAACACGTATTGACCCAAGTATTAACAGTGGATACGCACTTCAACTCCGACAAATGTGCCCGATCGGGGTCGACCCACGAATCGCTATCAACATGGATCCCGTCAGCCCACGTACTTTCGACAATGCTTACTTCAAGAATCTCCAACAAGGAAGGGGTTTGTTTACGTCAGACCAAGTCTTGTTCACGGACCAACGTTCTAGAGCTACGGTTAACTCGTTTGCCAACAGTGAAGGAGCTTTTAGACAAGCTTTTATCTCGGCCATCACAAAATTGGGTCGGGTTGGTGTTAAGACTGGTAATGCTGGTGAGATTCGAAGAGATTGTTCACGTGTCAATTAG
- the LOC104730304 gene encoding uncharacterized protein LOC104730304, with amino-acid sequence MASSASSASCHPDCDRAMKAQEDYDASQSAALVAAELISGARLIHKLDTELTPYSAQFLVDNACPKKEDGQRSVLTVKDALAFALKEGIPKEGLWPRLGCLVPPSPSSASYIPRVSLKRKVAEANDLLGLINLLLHRQPVGGKLHVWSPEIDSLVDKNFRAPPGYESRYVGLRDVIIVAVRMIEGEIAATVKIWYKKKTALINVSFSKMHVFPQCIGDTIHVIGPTTLLVDFCVPFLSIK; translated from the exons ATGGCCTCCTCTGCCTCCTCAGCCTCCTGTCATCCAGATTGCGACCGAGCAATGAAGGCGCAAGAAGATTACG ATGCGTCTCAATCTGCGGCTTTGGTAGCAGCGGAACTGATAAGCGGTGCACGGCTTATACATAAGCTCGACACTGAGTTAACTCCCTACTCAGCTCAGTTCTTGGTGGATAATGCTTGTCCCAAGAAGGAAGACGGGCAACGCTCTGTGCTCACTGTGAAAGATGCCCTTGCTTTTGCTTTGAAAGAAGGGATTCCAAAAGAAGGTCTTTGGCCACGTTTGGGGTGTTTGGTTCCGCCTTCACCATCATCTGCTTCTTACATACCTCGCGTTTCCTTGAAAAGAAAAGTTGCTGAAGCCAATGATTTGCTTGGACTAATTAATCTGTTGTTGCATCGTCAACCTGTGGGAGGAAAACTGCATGTGTGGAGTCCGGAGATTGATTCTCTTGTCGAT AAAAATTTCCGTGCCCCGCCAGGTTATGAATCACGGTATGTTGGGCTTAGAGATGTGATTATAGTTGCAGTGAGGATGATCGAGGGAGAGATTGCTGCAACTGTGAAGATATGGTACAAGAAGAAGACTGCACTTATCAATGTGTCTTTCAGCAAAATGCATGTGTTTCCACAATGTATTGGTGACACCATTCATGTGATAGGGCCAACAACACTGCTTGTTGACTTCTGTGTCCCGTTCTTATCTATCAAGTAA
- the LOC104730305 gene encoding uncharacterized protein LOC104730305 encodes MKAQKDYDASQSAALVAAELISCARLKVKLDTELTRYSAQFLVDNACPKKEDGQRSVLTVKDALAFALKEGIPKEGLWPRLGCLVPPPPSSASLIPRVSLKGIVAEGNDLLGLVNLLLQGQPVGGKMHVWSPEIDSYVNETAPPGYESRYVGLRDVIIVAVEMVEEEILATVKIWYKKKTALIKVSFSQMLTFPQCIGDTIHVIGPTKLLVDFCVPFLSIK; translated from the exons ATGAAGGCGCAAAAAGATTACG ATGCGTCTCAATCTGCGGCTTTGGTAGCAGCGGAACTGATAAGCTGTGCACGGCTTAAAGTTAAACTCGACACTGAGTTAACTCGCTACTCAGCTCAGTTCTTGGTGGATAACGCTTGTCCCAAGAAGGAAGACGGGCAACGCTCTGTGCTCACTGTGAAAGATGCCCTTGCTTTTGCTTTGAAAGAAGGGATTCCAAAAGAAGGTCTTTGGCCACGTTTGGGGTGTTTGGTTCCGCCTCCACCATCATCTGCTTCTCTCATACCTCGCGTTTCCTTGAAAGGAATAGTGGCTGAAGGTAATGATTTGCTTGGACTAGTTAATCTGTTGTTGCAAGGTCAACCTGTGGGAGGAAAAATGCATGTGTGGAGTCCGGAGATTGATTCTTATGTCAAT GAAACTGCCCCGCCAGGTTATGAATCACGGTATGTTGGGCTTAGAGATGTGATTATAGTTGCAGTGGAGATGGTCGAGGAAGAGATTCTTGCAACTGTGAAGATATGGTACAAGAAGAAGACTGCACTTATCAAAGTGTCTTTCAGCCAAATGCTTACGTTTCCACAATGCATTGGTGACACCATTCACGTGATAGGGCCAACAAAACTGCTTGTTGACTTCTGTGTCCCGTTCTTATCCATCAAGTAA